A window of Rhododendron vialii isolate Sample 1 chromosome 11a, ASM3025357v1 genomic DNA:
tagtttcccatttttcttcgggACTACCACTGGGTTGGCAAGCCAGGTGGGGTATAGCACTTACCGAATGACGCCAGCTTCCAACAGTTGATTCACCTCTGCTATCACGGCTTCGGTGTGTGCGGCCGACGAGCGTCGGACTTTTTGCACAACCGGTCGCCTATTCGGATCTACATTCAATGAGTGCATGGCGAACGAAGGGTCCACGCCCGGCATGTCTTGtggtgtccaagcaaagacCTTTATGTTTCTCATCAGGAATTGATACATCTCCTCGCGTTCGCCCATGCTCAATGAactcccgatcaaaaaatatcttccttCTTCCCCAGGAATGGAAAAACGTATTAGCTCCTCGGCTGACCGTTGTTCGGCAAGTAcaccaacatcctcaatcactGGGATAGGAGCGGCAGCCACGCATTGTACCTCCATGCAGCTCTGTTTGTTCGTTacagtgctgatgtagcatttcttggattggatttgatcgCCTCGCAGGCTTTCCTATCGTCCGTTCCATCCGACGAATTTTACCACCTGGTGATATGTTGAAGCAACCGCTTGCATTTCgtgtagccaggttcggccaagaatgaCGTTGTACGGACTTGGCGAAGCGACCACCACAAATTCGATCTCCAGGATGCGTGATCCAGCTCGCACAGGGAGGGTAATCAGGCCGAGTGGCCATACCGGGACTCCCGTAAAACTGACAAGGGGAGCTGACGCTGTCCGGAGTTGAGCGGGAGATAATCCGAGGCTCTGATAAGTAGAGAAAAACATGACATCGGCCGAGCTTCCCGGATCTATCAATACCCGCTGTACGGTTGATTTTTCAATGGCAATAGTAACGACGAGGGCATCTGCATGTGGCAGTTGCACTCCTTTCAAGTCGTCGGAAGAAAAAGTCATGGTACAGCTGGAGCTCGGATCTTCCCACTTTCGCTTTCCCGAAGCGCCCACATTGCAGACTGATTCAGAGGCGACAGCCCTGTCTATTTCTGAACGAAGTTCGGCCGCCCTTCCTTCGGATACAAGTCCTTGTATGACGCTCGCGAGATTGCCAACAAGGGGGggaggtggaggaagtggaTTTTGCCGAACGTCGATCCACTGGTTGAGGTGACCAGCAGCTGCTAGCTCTTCTAGATACCTTTTGAAAGATGGGCATTGCGTGGTGTAATGGCCACGTTCTTTATGATACGTGCACATCCCCGGTCCGCTTCCTACGGTGCCTAAGAGTaccgttggccaaacaaagaacgaCAATTTGCCAATGATGTTAAGAAGTTTATAAATAGGTTCAGTGAATACCGTGCGTTCGGCGACGTATTCGTCCGGTCGGGGTTCTCTTTTCGTTTGTGTCCAGGATTGTGGCTGAGGGTGCTGCGGGGGTCGGCCCTTGTTGTTCGATTTGTTCGATGCCTGGCCCGAGCTACCCTGGCTTCCTTGCCCTTGGCGAACGTTCGATACCTGCTTCTTCGGCCCTATCGTCTTGGCAGGTTCAGCCTTTGATGTATGTCGCTCGGCCATTGCTTCTTCGTGAACGCAATCTTTCTCGATTATTGTCATGAGCTCTCCCATTGTCTTAGGTGGATTTCGTGAGAGGTCACGAAACATTGTCGAGGTTGGATCCAACCCATTCATGAAAGACTCGGCTGCTACCCCTTGATCACAGTCGGGAATCAGgttatagacttcccagtaacGCTCGGTATAGAGTCGCAGTGTTTCTCCCGCCGCTCTTCGCATGTTCACCAGCATCGATAATGTCTCGGTTGAATGTTGCTGGTGACGAAGCGTTTGCTAAACTCCAATTCTAGTTCGTTGAAGCAAGAAATGGATTTGGGCTTCAGCTGATTGTACCATAACATGATCGGTTCACTGAGAGTGAGCGGGAAGATCTTACACATAAGGGCGTCAGAAAAGTTATGGAGGCTCATGGTTTGCCTGAAGCGACAaacgaacgcgactgcgtcTTCTTTTGCCTCATAGCGCTTCAGCTTCGGCATGACGAACCTGTCTGGCGGCCGCTCTTGTTGAATAgcatccacgaagggggaagcctttgccttcccgagcttcgaattGTCTTCGGCCTACCCTGCGGCTGCGATCTTCGGGACGACAGGGGGAAGAACGTCAGTATGACGCTCCCGAGTCTTTCCTTTTTCCCGCCGATGGCGCCGACGGTGCTCCTCTTTTTCCCTTGGTCGTGGAGCAGCTAGCATTAAGGGCACATGTGCCTCCCTCAAGCTCGTCAATTGAGTGTTCCGAGGTTGAAGAGCCGGGTCGAGGGGTTGGTACACGGTTGGCAGGCCCGTGAATTGATCGTACAGGATAATCGTATTATCGTGCTCCGAACGGTTTCCTCTGCTTTCTGTTCGGTGTCGACTGCCAGAGTTGGCGGAGTGTCGCCCATCGTTACGTTCGGAATCATGTCGCGATTGAAATGAATATTCCCGGCTGCTACTGGTATGGGGTCGCCGAGGTGGATCATTTAAGTCTACGGGCCTCTTCCCACTTTTCTGACTAATCCGCCGTTCGGAACGGTGTTGTGTTCGGACAGACGCGCCTCCCTTATTGGTTCCCGCTG
This region includes:
- the LOC131306847 gene encoding uncharacterized protein LOC131306847: MRRAAGETLRLYTERYWEVYNLIPDCDQGVAAESFMNGLDPTSTMFRDLSRNPPKTMGELMTIIEKDCVHEEAMAERHTSKAEPAKTIGPKKQVSNVRQGQGSQGSSGQASNKSNNKGRPPQHPQPQSWTQTKREPRPDEYVAERTVFTEPIYKLLNIIGKLSFFVWPTVLLGTVGSGPGMCTYHKERGHYTTQCPSFKRYLEELAAAGHLNQWIDVRQNPLPPPPPLVGNLASVIQGLVSEGRAAELRSEIDRAVASESVCNVGASGKRKWEDPSSSCTMTFSSDDLKGVQLPHADALVVTIAIEKSTVQRVLIDPGSSADVMFFSTYQSLGLSPAQLRTASAPLVSFTGVPVWPLGLITLPVRAGSRILEIEFVVVASPSPYNVILGRTWLHEMQAVASTYHQVVKFVGWNGR